The window ACCTATTATttaatatataaactcagcaaaaaaagaaacggccctttttcaggaccctgtctttcaaagataattcataaaaatccaaataatcttcattgtaaagggttttaactgtatcccatgcttgttcaatgaaccataaacaattaatgaacatgtacatgtggaacggtcgttaagacactaacagcttacacacGGTAGGcatttaaggtcacagttatgaaaacttagtaaactaaagaggtctttctactgactctcaTCTGtttgaatgtgccttaggcatgctgcaaggaggcatgaggactgcacatgtggcaagggcaataaattgcaatgtccgtactggaagacgcctaagacagtgctacagggagacaggatggacagctaaTCATCCtcccagtggcagaccacgtgtaacaacacctgcacaggatcggtacatccgaacatcacacttgcgggacaggtacaggatggcaacaacaactgcccgagttacaccagcaacgcacaatccctccatcagtgctcagaatgtccgcaataagctgagagaggctggactgagggcttgtaggcctgttgtaaggcaggtcctcaccagacatcacaggcaacaacgtagcctatgggcacaaacccaacgtcgctggaccagacaggactggcaaaaattgctcttcactgacgagttgcggttttgtctcacaaggggtgatggttggattcacgtttatcgccGAAGGATtgaacgttacaccgaggcctgtactctggagcgggatcgatttggaggtggagggtccgtcatggtctggggcggtgtgtcacggcatcatcgaactgagcttgttgtcattgcaggcaatctcaacgctgtgcgataaaggaaagacatcctcctccctcatgcggtacccttcctgcaggctcatcatgacatgaccctccagcatgacaatgccaccagccatactgctcgttctgtgcgtgatttcctgcaagacaggaatgtcagtgttctgccatggccagcgaagagctcggatctcaatcccattgagcacgtctgggaccggttggatcggagggtgagggctaggacaaTTTCCCCCTGAAATGTCCGtgaacttgcagatgccttggtggaagagtggagtaacatctcacagcaagaactggcaaatctggtgtagtccatgaggaggagatgcaccgcagtacttaatgcagctggtggccacaccagatactgactgttacttttgattttgaccacacctttgttcagggacacattattcaatttctgttagtcacatgtctgtggaacttgtacagtttatgtctcaattgttgaatcttgttatgttcatacaaatatttacacgttaagttttctgaaaataaacgcagttgacagtgagaggacgtttctttttttgctgagtatactaaactaaaatataaacgcaacatgtaaagtgttggtcccatgtttgaagagatgaaaaatatatatttacatccctgttagtgagcatttctcctttttcaAGACAAttcatctacctgacaggtgtggcatatcaagaagctgaataaacagcatgatcattacacaggtgcaccttgtgctgaggacaataaaaggacactttaaaatgtgcagattggtcacacaaaacaatgccacaaatgtctcaagttttgagggagcgtgcaaattgcatgctgactgcaggaatgtccaccagagctgttgccagagaattgaatgttcatttctctaacataagTCGACTCCAAAGTTGTTTTAAAGAAAttggcagtaggtccaaccggcatcacaaccgcagaccacatgtaaccatgccagcccaggacctccacatccagcttcgtCACATGCGGGATCGTCTAATCGGGGAGGGTGGCGTGGTGTACTCTGTGGACCATTCATGCTGCTCTATCTGACAGTATAGAGAACTGCAATCATGCTGCTCTCTCTGACAGTATAGAGAACTGTAATCATGCTGCTCTATCTGACAGTATAGAGAACTGTAATCATGCTGCTCTATCTGACAGTCTAGAGAACTGTAATCATGCTGCTCTATCTGACAGTATAGAGAACTGTAATCATGCTGCTCTATCTGACAGTATAGAGAACTGTAATCATGCTGCTCTATCTGACAGTCTAGAGAACTATAATCATGCTGCTCTATCTGACAGTATAGAGAACTGTAATCATGCTGCTCTATCTGACAGTATAGAGAACTGTAATCATGCTGCTCTATCTGACAGTATAGAGAACTGTAATCATGCTGCTCTATCTGACAGTATAGAGAACTGTAATCATGCTGCTCTATCTGACAGTCTAGAGAACTGTAATCATGCTGCTCTATCTGACAGTATAGAGAACTGTAATCATGCTGCTCTATCTGACAGTCTAGAGAACTGTAATCATGCTGCTCTATCTGACAGTATAGAGAACTGTAATCATGCTGCTCTATCTGACAGTATAGAGAACTGTAATCATGCTGCTCTATCTgacaggctgggtttctgtacagcactttgtgacgtcagctgatgtaagaagggctttatgaataaatgtgattgatccctcacattgtatttgttgtttgttttcagCTGGGTTTGTACTAACGTCATAACACTGAGGGTGGGGTTTTTGGTTGAGGTTGTCTTGTAGGTGGAAACATTGTTTTGAAAGGTATGATTGACGCTCATGAATGGCAGTGGAAAAACGAGTCCAGCAAGTTAGAAACAAATTCCAAGTCTCATTTTCCGTCGTACAAAACCCCCTCTCTGCCCAGGAGTTGATCATCTTTAGTTCTCAGAAAGAGAGGTGAAGTTATTGGTGCGTACTTTCTCATCTGAGTATTCTACAAACCGCAGGTTCTAGCTGAAACAACGTCTCTGATATTCTCAGGTAGGAAGCAACTTTGGTGAATTTGACTGTCATGATTGCTTGTTCAAATTGTATACACATTTTTCTTCCTATTTCAAGACATTATTAGTCCTAGACCTAACTATGCAATTGAAAGCTCCATCTGTTATTAATAATGGGATGCTATAGGTATAAACCCATAGATGTAGGTTAGCTGTTGCCATCTGTTATTAATAATGGGATGCTACAGGTATAAACCCATAAGTGTAGGTGATTGCTTGACGGGATATTTTTAAAGCAGTGCAGAATTGTTGATGTAGCTTCACCAGGGCCAATCACGTTCacaatttagagagagagagaaagatggagagagagaaagatggagagagagagagagatggaaagatggaGATGAAAGTGAGGTGTGGACGGCACAGGAGGGGAGAAAGAAACAGGTTGAACTCACTTCCACTTCACATTGTTAAGATAATTACCACACTGAATCAATGACTTTAAGATAATTACCAAACTGAATCAATGACTTTAAGATAACTACCATTTTGAATCAATGACTTTAAGATAATTACCACACTGAATCAATGACTTTAAGATAACTACCATTTTGAATCAATGACTTTAAGATAATTACCACACTGAATCAATGACTTTAAGATAACTACCATTTTGAATCAATGACTTTAAGATAATTACCACACTGAATCAATGACTTTAAGATAGCTACCATTTTGAATCAATGACTTTAAGATAATTACCACACTGTATCAATGACTTTAAGATAACTACCATTTTGAATCAATGACTTTAAGACAATTACCACACTGAATCAATGACTTTAAGATAACTACCACACTGAATCAATGACTTTAAGACAATTACCACACTGAGTCAATGACTTTAAGATAACTACCACACTGAATCAATGACTTTAAGATATCTACCACGCTGAATCAATGACTTTAAGACAATTACCACACTGAATCAATTACTTTAAGATATCTACCACGCTGAATCAATGAGTTTTGAGGCTGGTTTGGATTTACACCTTTAAAGGCCTTCTCTACACCTTCATAGGATGGGTCGTGCTTCACAAGCTGACAAGAACTGTTGGCTCGTCTGGTAATTACAAGGCTAGAAAGGGGGCTAACTTTTGTTGAAGGAATTGTGTGATCTTTTGCACTAGATAGGGCCACCGTTGTTTTGGTCAAAGTAAACAACCTTTTGGGAATGTCCAGTCCCGTCTTTGATAGTTTGATAATGTTGTAAAAATAAAAGATACATACTTGATTACTGGTAACCTTAGCAACACTTATTTTCTttctgggctcctgagtggttTAGGGCACTGTGTCTCAGTggttgaggcatcactacagacaccctggttcgaatcctggcTGGATCACAACCggcccgtgattgggagtcccacttgtccgggtttggccggtgtgatgaaagaagggctttatgaataaatgtgattgatCCCTCACtttgtgtttgttgtttgttttcagCTGGGTTTGTACTAACGTCATAACACTGAGGGtgtggttaaggtcagggttaaggtagTCTAAGAGTCACTTTTTGATTTTGGTTAGTCGTTTTGCGGGTCTTGCAGGTGGAAACATTGTTTTGAAAGGTATGATTGACTCTCATGAATGGCAGTGGAAAAACGAGTCCAGCAAGTTAGAAAAAAATTCCAAGTCTCATTTTCCGTCATCGTACAAAACCCCGTCTGCCCAGGAGTTGATCATCTTTAGTTCTCAGAAAGAGAGGTGAAGTTATTGATGCATACTTTCTCATCTGAGTAGTCTACAAACCGCAGGTTCTAGCTGAAACAACGTCTCTGATATTCTCAGGTAGGAAGCAGCTTCGGTGAATTTGACTGTCATGATTGCTTGTTcaaattgtatttatatttttcttcctATTTCAAGACATTAGTAGTCGTAGACCTAAATATGCAATTGAAATCTCCATCTGTTATTAATGGGACACAATAGGTATAAACCCATAGATGTAGGCTAACTGTTGCCATCTGTTATTAATGGGATGCTACAGGTATAAACCCATAGATGTAGGTTAACTGTTGCCATCTGTTATTAATGGGATGCTACAGGTATAAACCCATAGATGTAGGTTAGCTGTTGCCATCTGTTATTAATGGGATGCTATAGGTATAAACCCATAAGTGTAGGTGATTACTTGACGGGATATTTTTAAAGCGGTGCAGAATTATTGATGTCGCTTCACCAGGGCCAATCCGATTCacaatttagagagagagaaagatggagagagagagagatgatgatgaaAGGGAGGTGTGGTCGGCCCAGGAGGGGAGAAAGAAACATGTTGGACTCACTTCCACTTCACATTGTTAAGATAATTACCACACTGAATCAATGAATTTAAGATAATTACCACACTGAATCAATGACTTTAAGATAATTACCATACTGAATCAATGACTTTAAGATAACTACCACGCTGAATCAATGACATTAAGATAATTACCACACTGAATCAATGACTTTAAGATCATTACCACACTGAATCAATGACTTTAAGATATCTACCACGCTGAATCAATGACTTTAAGATAATTTCCACACTGAATCAATGACTTTAAGATCATTACCACACTGAATCAATGACTTTAAGATAACTACCACACTGAATCAATGACTTTAAGATAATTACCACACTGAATCAATGACTTTAAGATATCTACCACACTGAATAAATGACTTTAAGATAACTACCACACTGAATCAATGactttaagatttttttttttaaaagacacATACTTGATTACTGGTAACCTTAGAAACACTTATTTTTtttctgggctcccgagtggcgcggtggtttagggcactgcgtctcagtggttgaggcgtcactacagataccctggttcgaatcctggcTGGGTTccggtttggccggtgtaggccgtcattgtaaataataatttattcataactgacttgcctagttaaataaaggtttcatTAAAATaaactgtatatagggaatagggtgcctaagcagtgcactatactgtatatagggaatagggtgcctaagcagtgcactatactgtatatatggaatagggtgcctacTATACTTGTAGAAGGTTAAataaatgataataatgataataataataataagattaacaataattacattaataataataaaaataataataatgataataatgacgacgataataatgataataataataataataataataatgatgatgatgataataatgataatgataataatgataataataataataatgataacgaTTAGGATCATGatgatcatcattattattaatattattatgatAATGATATTGATAATAATTAAtagttattattaataataattttaataataatactaataataatgataataataatgataataatcacgataatgataatgataacaatcatgataatgataataataatgataataatcatGATAATGTTAATACAAATGATAATAAtcatgataatgataataataataatgataataataatgataataataatgaaaataataataataatgataataataatgataataacgataatgataatattaataatagtgatgataacaataataatgataatgatgatgataatattgataataatattaatagtaataatagcaataataataatgttaacaataataatataaataataataatattgtaatAACAATCATAATAATAACAGCGATAACATtaataatgacaataataataatagcgataataataataatgataacagtaatattaataataataatgataatgataataatgatgataataacaagtataatagtaataataataatactattaatAATAATACAGTAATCTACAGTGAAAGCAGAGCAGAGGGCTGAAGACATTGGAAGCAGGCTGACAAGACACCTACTGGTAAACACATAAGGGATACCGTTATTACAACTGGAAGTATTATGGGATTGCTTTTTGGAATATCAACTAACATTATATGATTTTGGAATATTGACTGATCTCTAATTAATGTTGGTCAATGACATCATCCTTCAACAGCTGTTAATGGAAGATCCAATGGGGTTCATTGATGattgatgttgtgtgtgtgtaatgacatCATCCTTCAACAGCTGTTAATGGAAGATCCAATGGGGTTCATTGATGattgatgttgtgtgtgtgtaatgacatCATCCTTCAACAGCTGTTAATGGAAGATCCAATGGGGTTCATTGATGattgatgttgtgtgtgtgtaatgacatCATCCTTCAACAGCTGTTAATGGAAGATCCAATGGGGTTCATTGATGattgatgttgtgtgtgtgtaatgacatCATCCTTCAACAGCTGTTAATGGAAGATCCAATGGGGTTCATTTATGattgatgttgtgtgtgtgcaatgACATCATCCTTCAACAGCTGTTAATGGAAGATCCAATGGGGTTCATTGATGattgatgttgtgtgtgtgtaatgacatCATCCTTCAACAGCTGTTAATGGAAGATCCAATGGGGTTCATTGATGattgatgttgtgtgtgtgtaatgacatCATCCTTCAACAGCTGTTAATGGAAGATCCAATGGGGTTCATTGATGattgatgttgtgtgtgtgtaatgacatCATCCTTCAACAGCTGTTAATGGAAGATCCAATGGGGTTCATTGATGattgatgttgtgtgtgtgtaatgacatCATCCTTCAACAGCTGTTAATGGAAGATCCAATGGGGTTCATTGATGATTGATGTTGTGTGGTTCACCTCTACAGAGACATAAAAGGACATGGATATGAAGCCTCTGATGATTCTCCTCCTGCTAGCAGGtaatacactgtgtgtgtgtgtgtgtgtgtgtgtgtgtgtgtctgtgtgtgtgtgtctgtgtgtgtgtctgtgtgtgtgtgtgtgtgttccttagTGGTTAACCTTTCATTGGGTTAAAACGTTCTATATCTCATGAGGGGATGCACAGCCTCATTCTACCATTACAGCCAAAAAAAATGTCTTTATCAGCCGAAATATGTTAATTTCATTCACCTGTAGTTGCAGCAAACTTGTTGTGTAttaaaggttttaaaaaaaactacaaaagTTTGTAAATTTCCTATTTAAAATGTCAGAGTTAATGTTGTTACCACCACTCCTACAGCAGCTGCTATCACCAACATTCCTGCAGCAGCTGCTACCAACAACACTACTGCAGCAGCTGATACCACAAcaactcctgcagcagctgtcaccaccaccactcctgcagcagctgtcaccaccaccactcctgcagcagctgtcaccaccactactcctgcagcagctgttaccaccaccactcctgcagcagctgttaccaccaccactcctgcagcagctgtcaccaccaccacaactgcagcagctgctaccaccaccactcctgcagcagttgtcaccaccaccactcctgcagcagctgtcaccaccaccactcccgcagcagctgtcaccaccaccaccacccctgcagcagctgctaacaccaccactcctgcagcagctgttaccaccaccactcctgcagcagctgtcaccaccaccacaactgcagcagctgctaccaccaccactcctgcagcagctgtcaccaccaccaccacccctgcaatagctgctaccaccaccactcctgcagcagctgttaccaccaccactcctgcagcagctgtcaccaccactactcctgcagcagctgttaccaccaccactcctgcagcagctgttaccaccaccagtcctgcagcagctgtcaccaccaccacaactgcagcagctGCTACCACCAACACTCCTGCAGCAgttgtcaccaccaccactcctgcagcagctgtcaccaccaccactcctgcagcagctgtcaccaccaccaccacccctgcagcagctgctaccaccacctctcctgcagcagctgttaccaccacaacttctgcagcagctgttaccaccaccactcctgcatcagctgttaccaccaccactcctgcagcagctgtcaccaccaccacacctgcagcagctgtcaccaccaccactcctgcagcagctgttaccaccaccactcctgcagcagctgctaccaccactactcctgcagcagctgctaccaccaccactcctgcagcagctgttaccaccaccactcctgcagcagctgttaccaccaccactcctgcagcagctgttaccaccaccactcctgcagcagctgtcaccaccaccacaactgcagcagctgctaccaccaccactcctgcagcagttgtcaccaccaccacccctgcagcagctgtcaccaccaccactcctgcagcagctgtcaccacccccaccacacctgcagcagctgctaccaccaccactcctgcagcagctgtcaccacaaccattcctgcagcagctgtcaccatcaccactcctgcagcagctgttaccaccaccacttctgcagcagctgttaccaccaccactcctgcagcagctgctaccaccactactcctgcagcagctgctacaaccacaactcctgcagcagctgtcaccaccaccactcctgcagcagctgtcaccaccaccaccacccctgcagcagctgctaccaccaccactcctgcagcagctgttaccaccacaacttctgcagcagctgttatcaccaccactcctgcagcagctgttgccaccaccactcctgcagcagctgtcaccaccaccactcctgcagcagctgtcaccaccaccactcctgcagcagctgtcaccaccaccacccctgcagcagctgctaccaccaccactcctgcagcagctgttaccaccacaacttctgcagcagctgttaccaccaccactcctgcagcagctgttaccaccaccactcctgcagcagctgtcaccaccaccactcctgcagcagctgtcaccaccaccactcctgcagcagctgttaccaccaccactcctgcagcagctgttaccaccaccactcctgcagcagctgctaccaccactactcctgcagcagctgctaccaccaccactcctgcagcagatgttaccaccaccactcctgcagcagctgttaccaccaccactcctgcagcagctgttaccaccaccactcctgcagcagctgtcaccaccaccacaactgcagcagctgctaccaccaccactcctgcagcagttgtcaccaccaccactcctgcagcagctgtcaccaccaccactcctgcagcagctgtcaccaccaccaccacccctgcagcagctgctaccaccaccactcctgcagcagctgtcaccacaaccacaactgcagcagctgctaccaccaccacttctgcagcagctgttaccaccacaacttctgcagcagctgttaccaccaccactcctgcagcagctgttaccaccaccactcctgcagcagctgttaccaccaccactcctgcagcagctgctacAACCactactcctgcagcagctgctaccaccacaactcctgcagcagctgttaccaccaccactcctgcagcagctgtcaccaccactactcctgcagcagctgtcaccaccaccactcctgcagcagctgtcaccaccactactcctgtagcagctgtcaccaccaccactcctgcagcagctgttaccaccaccactcctgcagcagctgttaccaccaccactcctgcagcagctgtcaccaccactactcctgcagcagctgtcaccaccaccactcctgcagcagctgttaccaccaccactcctgcagcagctgtcaccaccaccacacctgcagcggctgtcaccaccactactcctgcagcagctgtcaccaccaccactcctgcagcagctgtcaccaccaccactcctgcagcagctgtcaccaccaccactcctgcagcagctgttaccaccaccactcctgcagcagctgttaccaccaccactcctgcagcagcagtcaccaccaccactcctgcagcagctgtcaccaccaccactcctgcagcagctgtcaccaccaccactcctgcagcagctgtcaccaccacctctCCTGCatcagctgtcaccaccacctctCCTGCAGCAgcagtcaccaccaccactcctgcagcagccgtcaccaccaccactcctgcagcagctgtcaccaccaccactcctgcagcagctgtcacctccaccactcctgcagcagctgtcaccaccactgcCCCTCCATCTTCCAGTGAAGGAACCCTGGGTGTTCAGTTCAGTCTCAACCAGACGTTCAACTCAAATCTTTCCAACCCGTCCTCTTCAGAGTTCAAGACTCTGGCTGCCAAAGTGGAATCTAACGTAAGTATCAGGGCAATCCCATGCCAGCGTAGGTAGGAAATTATTTCTGGTAGCTCAGATTGATCTGGAAATTCTCACTCTgaaacttcattgggaggaaggcTGTTTGACACGTGTTATTTTAGTATGACAAACCGTTTTGGGGGGAAAATCGtagggcagcggtctaaggcactgcatctcagtggtagaggcatcactacagaccctggttcgattccaggctgtatcacagtggtctaaggcactgcatctcattgctagaggcgtcactacagtccctgtttcgattccaggctgtatcgtaACTGgccctgattgggagtcccatagggcggtgcacaattggcccagtgtcgtcctggttagggtttggttggggggggtaggccgtcaatgtaaataagaatttgttcttaactgacttatctagttaaataaaggtttaatacaTAAATGTAAGTATCCCTTTTAGACATGTACATTCCTCTTGTAAAACCCCTATCATCAGTGAGCCTGTACATTCCTCTTGTAAAACCCCTATCATCAGTGAACCTGTACAATCCTCCTGTAAACCCCTACCATCAGTGAGCctgtacatgcctcctgtaaaaCTCCTATCATCAGTGAGCctgtacatgcctcctgtaaaaCCCCTATCATCAGTGAGCctgtacatgcctcctgtaaaccCCTGTCATCAGTGAGCcgtacatgcctcctgtaaaccCCTATCATCAGTGAGCctgtacatgcctcctgtaaaccCCTGTCATCAGTGAGCcgtacatgcctcctgtaaaccCCTGTCATCAGTGAGCCGTACATGCCAAGTCGTAAAAAGGGTACTATTGAGAGGTCTATTTACTATGAAAGACAATTTAACCAAACCTTCTATTAATGCCGTCAAGGGCCCTGTTTTCATTGAACCTTTTATCATCCTATCTTTCAATGCAGGTGAACAAGGCTTATGCTGGGACGCCAGGCTTCAATCGTTCCATTGTCAACTCATTCAGGTAAGTGTATGAATTCTCATTACTGATTGACTAGGTTtctgttctaccttatgttatttttactactacattgatattgattactgcattgttgggttttaaGCTTGCAAGAaaaggcatttcactgcactTGGGCACATGACATTAAAACGTGAAAACTTTGACGAttctggtgatgatgatgatgatgatgatgatgatgatgatttctgAGGGTTGTccattttctctccttctcctgagTAGGAGTGGATCTGTAGTTACCGACATGACCCTCGTGTTCGACAAGCAGTCTTCGGTTCCCAGCTCAAGCAGCGCACAGGCAATTCTCACCACCAATTCCACCTCCCTGAACATTCTACCAGGCAGCATCAGGGTTGGTAAGTATTCATCTCCAGGGGcggactggccatctggcatttctGACAAATgcccagatgggctggtccattttcAGTCCAGTGGCCCTGTCTAACGTGTTTTTTTTGCAGTT is drawn from Salmo trutta unplaced genomic scaffold, fSalTru1.1, whole genome shotgun sequence and contains these coding sequences:
- the LOC115184275 gene encoding cell wall protein DAN4, producing TAAVTTTTPAAAVTSTTPAAAVTTTAPPSSSEGTLGVQFSLNQTFNSNLSNPSSSEFKTLAAKVESNVNKAYAGTPGFNRSIVNSFRSGSVVTDMTLVFDKQSSVPSSSSAQAILTTNSTSLNILPGSIRVVVTTTTPAAAVTTTTPAAAVTTTTPAAAVTSCHHHCCCRIN